In Trifolium pratense cultivar HEN17-A07 linkage group LG7, ARS_RC_1.1, whole genome shotgun sequence, a genomic segment contains:
- the LOC123895522 gene encoding transcriptional corepressor LEUNIG isoform X2 codes for MSQTNWEADKMLDVYIHDYLVKRDLKASAQAFQAEGKVSSDPVAIDAPGGFLFEWWSVFWDIFIARTNEKHSEVAASYIETQLTKAREQQQQQQQQQQQPQSQQSQHAQQQQHLQMQQLMLQRQAQQQQQQQQQQQQQHQQQPQSQQQSQPPQQQNRDRAHLLNGSANGLGGNPGTANSIATKMYEERLKVPPQRDSLDDAAMKQRFGENMGQLLDPNHASILKSAAASGQPSGTKFLDFRQVLHGTAGGMSPHVQARSQQLPGSTPDMKSEINPVLNPRAAGPEGSLLGISGSNQGNNNLTLKGWPLTGLEQLRSGLLQQQKPYMQAPQPFHQLQMLTPQHQQQLLLAQQSLASPSVSEESRRLRMLLSNRNIGLNKDGLSNPVGDVLSNAGSPIHGGGPPFPRGDTDMLMKLKLAQLQQQQQQQQHQQQSSINAQQQQQLQQHALSNQQSQTSNHSMHQQDKVGGGGGSVTMDGSMSNSYRGNDQVSKNQMGRKRKQPVSSSGPANSSGTANTAGPSPSSAPSTPSTHTPGDAISMPALPHNSKSLMMFGTDGTGTLTSPSNQLWDDKDLELQADVDRFVEDGSLDENVESFLSQDDTDPRDPVGHCMDVSKGFTFSDVNSVRASSSKIACCHFSSDGKLLASGGHDKKAVIWYTDSLKQKAVLEEHSSLITDVRFSPSMPRLATSSFDKTVRVWDVDNPGYSLRTFTGHSTSVMSLDFHPNKDDLICSCDGDGEIRYWSINNGSCVRVSKGGTTQVRFQPRLGRYLAAAAENIVSILDVETQACRYSLKGHTKTINSICWDPSGELMASASEDSVRIWTLGMGGDAECVHELSCNGSNFHSCVFHPTFPSLLFIGCYQSLELWNMAENKTMTLSAHDGLITALSVSTVNGLIASASHDKFIKLWK; via the exons ATGTCTCAGACTAACTGGGAAGCTGATAAGAT GTTAGATGTTTACATCCATGATTACCTAGTTAAGAGGGATTTAAAGGCTTCTGCTCAAGCTTTTCAAGCTGAGGGAAAAGTATCCTCTGACCCTGTTG CTATTGATGCTCCTGGAGGTTTTCTGTTTGAATGGTGGTCTGTTTTCTGGGACATTTTCATTGCCAGGACTAATGAGAAGCACTCCGAGGTGGCTGCGTCGTATATAGAG ACTCAATTAACTAAGGCAAgggaacaacaacaacaacagcaacaacaacagcagcagcCTCAGTCTCAGCAGTCACAGCACGCACAGCAGCAACAACACTTGCAGATGCAACAACTTATGTTGCAGAGGCAGGCacaacagcagcagcagcagcagcaacaacaacagcagcagcacCAGCAACAGCCACAATCGCAGCAGCAGTCACAACCACCACAACAGCAAAACAGGGATAGGGCTCATCTCTTAAATGGTAGTGCAAATGGGTTAGGTGGCAACCCGGGAACTGCTAATTCAATAGCAACAAAGATGTATGAGGAAAGGTTAAAAGTCCCCCCACAGAGGGATTCTTTGGATGATGCGGCAATGAAG CAAAGATTTGGTGAGAACATGGGTCAACTCTTGGACCCAAATCATGCCTCAATATTGAAGTCAGCTGCAGCCAGTGGTCAGCCTTCAGG CACCAAATTTCTTGATTTCAGGCAAGTCTTGCACGGCACTGCTGGTGGGATGTCTCCACATGTTCAAGCTCGTAGTCAGCAATTACCAGGGTCTACACCG GATATGAAGAGCGAGATAAATCCTGTTTTAAATCCCAGAGCTGCGGGTCCTGAAGGATCGTTGTTAGGAATTTCTG GATCAAATCAAGGGAACAACAATTTGACTTTGAAAGGGTGGCCACTCACT GGTTTGGAGCAACTTCGCTCTGGTTTGCTTCAGCAGCAAAAGCCTTATATGCAGGCTCCTCAGCCATTTCATCAACTACAAATGTTGACACCACAGCATCAGCAACAGCTTCTGCTTGCACAACAGAGTTTGGCATCACCATCTGTTAGCGAAGAAAGTAGAAGGTTGAGAATGCTTTTGAGTAATAGGAATATTGGCCTAAATAAGGATGGCCTTTCAAATCCTGTGGGTGATGTGTTATCGAATGCTGGATCACCTATTCACGGTGGTGGCCCTCCTTTTCCTCGTGGAGATACAGATATGCTAATGAAG TTGAAACTGGCTCAGTTACAGCAgcaacaacagcagcagcaacatcaaCAACAGTCGAGCATCAATgcacagcagcagcagcaacttCAACAGCACGCTCTTTCAAATCAGCAATCTCAGACTTCAAACCATAGCATGCACCAGCAAGATAAAGTAGGGGGAGGTGGTGGTAGTGTCACCATGGATGGTAGCATGTCAAACTCATATAGAGGAAATGATCAG GTTTCAAAAAACCAGATGGGAAGAAAGAGAAAGCAACCTGTATCTTCTTCGGGTCCTGCTAATAGTTCAGGAACAGCAAATACGGCAGGCCCATCACCTAGTTCAGCACCCTCAACTCCCTCAACTCATACTCCTGGAGATGCTATTTCAATGCCTGCATTGCCTCATAATAGTAAGTCTCTAATGATGTTTGGCACTGACGGTACCGGAACTCTTACGTCACCTTCAAATCAGTTG TGGGATGATAAGGATCTTGAATTGCAGGCTGACGTGGATCGCTTTGTGGAGGATGGATCTTTAGATGAAAATGTAGAGTCTTTTTTATCGCAAGATGATACAGACCCTAGAGATCCTGTTGGCCATTGTATGGATGTAAGCAAAG GCTTCACATTTTCTGATGTAAATTCTGTACGTGCAAGCTCAAGCAAAATTGCTTGTTGCCATTTCTCATCTGATGGAAAGTTACTTGCAAGCGGTGGCCATGACAAAAAG GCTGTTATATGGTACACGGATTCACTAAAACAAAAAGCTGTTCTTGAAGAGCACTCATCTTTGATAACTGATGTCCGTTTCAGTCCAAGCATGCCGCGTCTAGCAACATCTTCATTCGACAAAACTGTCAGGGTTTGGGATGTTGACAAT CCTGGGTATTCCCTCCGCACTTTTACGGGACATTCTACATCTGTTATGTCACTAGATTTTCATCCAAATAAAGATGATCTTATCTGCTCCTGTGATGGTGATGGTGAGATACGGTATTGGAGCATAAACAATGGCAGTTGTGTTAGAGTTTCTAAG GGTGGCACTACCCAGGTGAGATTTCAACCTCGTCTAGGGAGGTACCTTGCTGCAGCTGCTGAGAACATTGTGTCTATACTTGATGTGGAGACACAAGCATGCCGATATTCACTAAAG GGTCATACAAAGACAATAAATTCTATATGTTGGGATCCATCTGGAGAGTTGATGGCATCGGCGAGTGAGGACTCCGTTAGGATTTGGACTCTTGGAATGGGAGGTGATGCAGAATGTGTTCACGAGCTTAGCTGTAATGGCAGTAACTTTCACTCGTGTGTTTTCCATCCGACATTTCCTTCACTGCTCTTCATTGGCTGTTATCAG TCATTGGAGCTATGGAACATGGCTGAAAACAAGACAATGACTTTGTCTGCTCATGATGGTTTAATTACTGCCTTGTCTGTTTCAACTGTAAATGGTTTGATTGCCTCTGCCAGTCATGACAAGTTCATCAAGCTATGGAAGTAA
- the LOC123895522 gene encoding transcriptional corepressor LEUNIG isoform X5 has protein sequence MSQTNWEADKMLDVYIHDYLVKRDLKASAQAFQAEGKVSSDPVAIDAPGGFLFEWWSVFWDIFIARTNEKHSEVAASYIETQLTKAREQQQQQQQQQQQPQSQQSQHAQQQQHLQMQQLMLQRQAQQQQQQQQQQQQQHQQQPQSQQQSQPPQQQNRDRAHLLNGSANGLGGNPGTANSIATKMYEERLKVPPQRDSLDDAAMKQRFGENMGQLLDPNHASILKSAAASGQPSGTKFLDFRQVLHGTAGGMSPHVQARSQQLPGSTPDMKSEINPVLNPRAAGPEGSLLGISGSNQGNNNLTLKGWPLTGLEQLRSGLLQQQKPYMQAPQPFHQLQMLTPQHQQQLLLAQQSLASPSVSEESRRLRMLLSNRNIGLNKDGLSNPVGDVLSNAGSPIHGGGPPFPRGDTDMLMKLKLAQLQQQQQQQQHQQQSSINAQQQQQLQQHALSNQQSQTSNHSMHQQDKVGGGGGSVTMDGSMSNSYRGNDQVSKNQMGRKRKQPVSSSGPANSSGTANTAGPSPSSAPSTPSTHTPGDAISMPALPHNSKSLMMFGTDGTGTLTSPSNQLADVDRFVEDGSLDENVESFLSQDDTDPRDPVGHCMDDCFFSGFTFSDVNSVRASSSKIACCHFSSDGKLLASGGHDKKAVIWYTDSLKQKAVLEEHSSLITDVRFSPSMPRLATSSFDKTVRVWDVDNPGYSLRTFTGHSTSVMSLDFHPNKDDLICSCDGDGEIRYWSINNGSCVRVSKGGTTQVRFQPRLGRYLAAAAENIVSILDVETQACRYSLKGHTKTINSICWDPSGELMASASEDSVRIWTLGMGGDAECVHELSCNGSNFHSCVFHPTFPSLLFIGCYQSLELWNMAENKTMTLSAHDGLITALSVSTVNGLIASASHDKFIKLWK, from the exons ATGTCTCAGACTAACTGGGAAGCTGATAAGAT GTTAGATGTTTACATCCATGATTACCTAGTTAAGAGGGATTTAAAGGCTTCTGCTCAAGCTTTTCAAGCTGAGGGAAAAGTATCCTCTGACCCTGTTG CTATTGATGCTCCTGGAGGTTTTCTGTTTGAATGGTGGTCTGTTTTCTGGGACATTTTCATTGCCAGGACTAATGAGAAGCACTCCGAGGTGGCTGCGTCGTATATAGAG ACTCAATTAACTAAGGCAAgggaacaacaacaacaacagcaacaacaacagcagcagcCTCAGTCTCAGCAGTCACAGCACGCACAGCAGCAACAACACTTGCAGATGCAACAACTTATGTTGCAGAGGCAGGCacaacagcagcagcagcagcagcaacaacaacagcagcagcacCAGCAACAGCCACAATCGCAGCAGCAGTCACAACCACCACAACAGCAAAACAGGGATAGGGCTCATCTCTTAAATGGTAGTGCAAATGGGTTAGGTGGCAACCCGGGAACTGCTAATTCAATAGCAACAAAGATGTATGAGGAAAGGTTAAAAGTCCCCCCACAGAGGGATTCTTTGGATGATGCGGCAATGAAG CAAAGATTTGGTGAGAACATGGGTCAACTCTTGGACCCAAATCATGCCTCAATATTGAAGTCAGCTGCAGCCAGTGGTCAGCCTTCAGG CACCAAATTTCTTGATTTCAGGCAAGTCTTGCACGGCACTGCTGGTGGGATGTCTCCACATGTTCAAGCTCGTAGTCAGCAATTACCAGGGTCTACACCG GATATGAAGAGCGAGATAAATCCTGTTTTAAATCCCAGAGCTGCGGGTCCTGAAGGATCGTTGTTAGGAATTTCTG GATCAAATCAAGGGAACAACAATTTGACTTTGAAAGGGTGGCCACTCACT GGTTTGGAGCAACTTCGCTCTGGTTTGCTTCAGCAGCAAAAGCCTTATATGCAGGCTCCTCAGCCATTTCATCAACTACAAATGTTGACACCACAGCATCAGCAACAGCTTCTGCTTGCACAACAGAGTTTGGCATCACCATCTGTTAGCGAAGAAAGTAGAAGGTTGAGAATGCTTTTGAGTAATAGGAATATTGGCCTAAATAAGGATGGCCTTTCAAATCCTGTGGGTGATGTGTTATCGAATGCTGGATCACCTATTCACGGTGGTGGCCCTCCTTTTCCTCGTGGAGATACAGATATGCTAATGAAG TTGAAACTGGCTCAGTTACAGCAgcaacaacagcagcagcaacatcaaCAACAGTCGAGCATCAATgcacagcagcagcagcaacttCAACAGCACGCTCTTTCAAATCAGCAATCTCAGACTTCAAACCATAGCATGCACCAGCAAGATAAAGTAGGGGGAGGTGGTGGTAGTGTCACCATGGATGGTAGCATGTCAAACTCATATAGAGGAAATGATCAG GTTTCAAAAAACCAGATGGGAAGAAAGAGAAAGCAACCTGTATCTTCTTCGGGTCCTGCTAATAGTTCAGGAACAGCAAATACGGCAGGCCCATCACCTAGTTCAGCACCCTCAACTCCCTCAACTCATACTCCTGGAGATGCTATTTCAATGCCTGCATTGCCTCATAATAGTAAGTCTCTAATGATGTTTGGCACTGACGGTACCGGAACTCTTACGTCACCTTCAAATCAGTTG GCTGACGTGGATCGCTTTGTGGAGGATGGATCTTTAGATGAAAATGTAGAGTCTTTTTTATCGCAAGATGATACAGACCCTAGAGATCCTGTTGGCCATTGTATGGAT GACTGCTTTTTTTCAGGCTTCACATTTTCTGATGTAAATTCTGTACGTGCAAGCTCAAGCAAAATTGCTTGTTGCCATTTCTCATCTGATGGAAAGTTACTTGCAAGCGGTGGCCATGACAAAAAG GCTGTTATATGGTACACGGATTCACTAAAACAAAAAGCTGTTCTTGAAGAGCACTCATCTTTGATAACTGATGTCCGTTTCAGTCCAAGCATGCCGCGTCTAGCAACATCTTCATTCGACAAAACTGTCAGGGTTTGGGATGTTGACAAT CCTGGGTATTCCCTCCGCACTTTTACGGGACATTCTACATCTGTTATGTCACTAGATTTTCATCCAAATAAAGATGATCTTATCTGCTCCTGTGATGGTGATGGTGAGATACGGTATTGGAGCATAAACAATGGCAGTTGTGTTAGAGTTTCTAAG GGTGGCACTACCCAGGTGAGATTTCAACCTCGTCTAGGGAGGTACCTTGCTGCAGCTGCTGAGAACATTGTGTCTATACTTGATGTGGAGACACAAGCATGCCGATATTCACTAAAG GGTCATACAAAGACAATAAATTCTATATGTTGGGATCCATCTGGAGAGTTGATGGCATCGGCGAGTGAGGACTCCGTTAGGATTTGGACTCTTGGAATGGGAGGTGATGCAGAATGTGTTCACGAGCTTAGCTGTAATGGCAGTAACTTTCACTCGTGTGTTTTCCATCCGACATTTCCTTCACTGCTCTTCATTGGCTGTTATCAG TCATTGGAGCTATGGAACATGGCTGAAAACAAGACAATGACTTTGTCTGCTCATGATGGTTTAATTACTGCCTTGTCTGTTTCAACTGTAAATGGTTTGATTGCCTCTGCCAGTCATGACAAGTTCATCAAGCTATGGAAGTAA
- the LOC123895522 gene encoding transcriptional corepressor LEUNIG isoform X8 — MSQTNWEADKMLDVYIHDYLVKRDLKASAQAFQAEGKVSSDPVAIDAPGGFLFEWWSVFWDIFIARTNEKHSEVAASYIETQLTKAREQQQQQQQQQQQPQSQQSQHAQQQQHLQMQQLMLQRQAQQQQQQQQQQQQQHQQQPQSQQQSQPPQQQNRDRAHLLNGSANGLGGNPGTANSIATKMYEERLKVPPQRDSLDDAAMKQRFGENMGQLLDPNHASILKSAAASGQPSGQVLHGTAGGMSPHVQARSQQLPGSTPDMKSEINPVLNPRAAGPEGSLLGISGSNQGNNNLTLKGWPLTGLEQLRSGLLQQQKPYMQAPQPFHQLQMLTPQHQQQLLLAQQSLASPSVSEESRRLRMLLSNRNIGLNKDGLSNPVGDVLSNAGSPIHGGGPPFPRGDTDMLMKLKLAQLQQQQQQQQHQQQSSINAQQQQQLQQHALSNQQSQTSNHSMHQQDKVGGGGGSVTMDGSMSNSYRGNDQVSKNQMGRKRKQPVSSSGPANSSGTANTAGPSPSSAPSTPSTHTPGDAISMPALPHNSKSLMMFGTDGTGTLTSPSNQLADVDRFVEDGSLDENVESFLSQDDTDPRDPVGHCMDVSKGFTFSDVNSVRASSSKIACCHFSSDGKLLASGGHDKKAVIWYTDSLKQKAVLEEHSSLITDVRFSPSMPRLATSSFDKTVRVWDVDNPGYSLRTFTGHSTSVMSLDFHPNKDDLICSCDGDGEIRYWSINNGSCVRVSKGGTTQVRFQPRLGRYLAAAAENIVSILDVETQACRYSLKGHTKTINSICWDPSGELMASASEDSVRIWTLGMGGDAECVHELSCNGSNFHSCVFHPTFPSLLFIGCYQSLELWNMAENKTMTLSAHDGLITALSVSTVNGLIASASHDKFIKLWK; from the exons ATGTCTCAGACTAACTGGGAAGCTGATAAGAT GTTAGATGTTTACATCCATGATTACCTAGTTAAGAGGGATTTAAAGGCTTCTGCTCAAGCTTTTCAAGCTGAGGGAAAAGTATCCTCTGACCCTGTTG CTATTGATGCTCCTGGAGGTTTTCTGTTTGAATGGTGGTCTGTTTTCTGGGACATTTTCATTGCCAGGACTAATGAGAAGCACTCCGAGGTGGCTGCGTCGTATATAGAG ACTCAATTAACTAAGGCAAgggaacaacaacaacaacagcaacaacaacagcagcagcCTCAGTCTCAGCAGTCACAGCACGCACAGCAGCAACAACACTTGCAGATGCAACAACTTATGTTGCAGAGGCAGGCacaacagcagcagcagcagcagcaacaacaacagcagcagcacCAGCAACAGCCACAATCGCAGCAGCAGTCACAACCACCACAACAGCAAAACAGGGATAGGGCTCATCTCTTAAATGGTAGTGCAAATGGGTTAGGTGGCAACCCGGGAACTGCTAATTCAATAGCAACAAAGATGTATGAGGAAAGGTTAAAAGTCCCCCCACAGAGGGATTCTTTGGATGATGCGGCAATGAAG CAAAGATTTGGTGAGAACATGGGTCAACTCTTGGACCCAAATCATGCCTCAATATTGAAGTCAGCTGCAGCCAGTGGTCAGCCTTCAGG GCAAGTCTTGCACGGCACTGCTGGTGGGATGTCTCCACATGTTCAAGCTCGTAGTCAGCAATTACCAGGGTCTACACCG GATATGAAGAGCGAGATAAATCCTGTTTTAAATCCCAGAGCTGCGGGTCCTGAAGGATCGTTGTTAGGAATTTCTG GATCAAATCAAGGGAACAACAATTTGACTTTGAAAGGGTGGCCACTCACT GGTTTGGAGCAACTTCGCTCTGGTTTGCTTCAGCAGCAAAAGCCTTATATGCAGGCTCCTCAGCCATTTCATCAACTACAAATGTTGACACCACAGCATCAGCAACAGCTTCTGCTTGCACAACAGAGTTTGGCATCACCATCTGTTAGCGAAGAAAGTAGAAGGTTGAGAATGCTTTTGAGTAATAGGAATATTGGCCTAAATAAGGATGGCCTTTCAAATCCTGTGGGTGATGTGTTATCGAATGCTGGATCACCTATTCACGGTGGTGGCCCTCCTTTTCCTCGTGGAGATACAGATATGCTAATGAAG TTGAAACTGGCTCAGTTACAGCAgcaacaacagcagcagcaacatcaaCAACAGTCGAGCATCAATgcacagcagcagcagcaacttCAACAGCACGCTCTTTCAAATCAGCAATCTCAGACTTCAAACCATAGCATGCACCAGCAAGATAAAGTAGGGGGAGGTGGTGGTAGTGTCACCATGGATGGTAGCATGTCAAACTCATATAGAGGAAATGATCAG GTTTCAAAAAACCAGATGGGAAGAAAGAGAAAGCAACCTGTATCTTCTTCGGGTCCTGCTAATAGTTCAGGAACAGCAAATACGGCAGGCCCATCACCTAGTTCAGCACCCTCAACTCCCTCAACTCATACTCCTGGAGATGCTATTTCAATGCCTGCATTGCCTCATAATAGTAAGTCTCTAATGATGTTTGGCACTGACGGTACCGGAACTCTTACGTCACCTTCAAATCAGTTG GCTGACGTGGATCGCTTTGTGGAGGATGGATCTTTAGATGAAAATGTAGAGTCTTTTTTATCGCAAGATGATACAGACCCTAGAGATCCTGTTGGCCATTGTATGGATGTAAGCAAAG GCTTCACATTTTCTGATGTAAATTCTGTACGTGCAAGCTCAAGCAAAATTGCTTGTTGCCATTTCTCATCTGATGGAAAGTTACTTGCAAGCGGTGGCCATGACAAAAAG GCTGTTATATGGTACACGGATTCACTAAAACAAAAAGCTGTTCTTGAAGAGCACTCATCTTTGATAACTGATGTCCGTTTCAGTCCAAGCATGCCGCGTCTAGCAACATCTTCATTCGACAAAACTGTCAGGGTTTGGGATGTTGACAAT CCTGGGTATTCCCTCCGCACTTTTACGGGACATTCTACATCTGTTATGTCACTAGATTTTCATCCAAATAAAGATGATCTTATCTGCTCCTGTGATGGTGATGGTGAGATACGGTATTGGAGCATAAACAATGGCAGTTGTGTTAGAGTTTCTAAG GGTGGCACTACCCAGGTGAGATTTCAACCTCGTCTAGGGAGGTACCTTGCTGCAGCTGCTGAGAACATTGTGTCTATACTTGATGTGGAGACACAAGCATGCCGATATTCACTAAAG GGTCATACAAAGACAATAAATTCTATATGTTGGGATCCATCTGGAGAGTTGATGGCATCGGCGAGTGAGGACTCCGTTAGGATTTGGACTCTTGGAATGGGAGGTGATGCAGAATGTGTTCACGAGCTTAGCTGTAATGGCAGTAACTTTCACTCGTGTGTTTTCCATCCGACATTTCCTTCACTGCTCTTCATTGGCTGTTATCAG TCATTGGAGCTATGGAACATGGCTGAAAACAAGACAATGACTTTGTCTGCTCATGATGGTTTAATTACTGCCTTGTCTGTTTCAACTGTAAATGGTTTGATTGCCTCTGCCAGTCATGACAAGTTCATCAAGCTATGGAAGTAA
- the LOC123895522 gene encoding transcriptional corepressor LEUNIG isoform X4, with protein sequence MSQTNWEADKMLDVYIHDYLVKRDLKASAQAFQAEGKVSSDPVAIDAPGGFLFEWWSVFWDIFIARTNEKHSEVAASYIETQLTKAREQQQQQQQQQQQPQSQQSQHAQQQQHLQMQQLMLQRQAQQQQQQQQQQQQQHQQQPQSQQQSQPPQQQNRDRAHLLNGSANGLGGNPGTANSIATKMYEERLKVPPQRDSLDDAAMKQRFGENMGQLLDPNHASILKSAAASGQPSGQVLHGTAGGMSPHVQARSQQLPGSTPDMKSEINPVLNPRAAGPEGSLLGISGSNQGNNNLTLKGWPLTGLEQLRSGLLQQQKPYMQAPQPFHQLQMLTPQHQQQLLLAQQSLASPSVSEESRRLRMLLSNRNIGLNKDGLSNPVGDVLSNAGSPIHGGGPPFPRGDTDMLMKLKLAQLQQQQQQQQHQQQSSINAQQQQQLQQHALSNQQSQTSNHSMHQQDKVGGGGGSVTMDGSMSNSYRGNDQVSKNQMGRKRKQPVSSSGPANSSGTANTAGPSPSSAPSTPSTHTPGDAISMPALPHNSKSLMMFGTDGTGTLTSPSNQLWDDKDLELQADVDRFVEDGSLDENVESFLSQDDTDPRDPVGHCMDVSKGFTFSDVNSVRASSSKIACCHFSSDGKLLASGGHDKKAVIWYTDSLKQKAVLEEHSSLITDVRFSPSMPRLATSSFDKTVRVWDVDNPGYSLRTFTGHSTSVMSLDFHPNKDDLICSCDGDGEIRYWSINNGSCVRVSKGGTTQVRFQPRLGRYLAAAAENIVSILDVETQACRYSLKGHTKTINSICWDPSGELMASASEDSVRIWTLGMGGDAECVHELSCNGSNFHSCVFHPTFPSLLFIGCYQSLELWNMAENKTMTLSAHDGLITALSVSTVNGLIASASHDKFIKLWK encoded by the exons ATGTCTCAGACTAACTGGGAAGCTGATAAGAT GTTAGATGTTTACATCCATGATTACCTAGTTAAGAGGGATTTAAAGGCTTCTGCTCAAGCTTTTCAAGCTGAGGGAAAAGTATCCTCTGACCCTGTTG CTATTGATGCTCCTGGAGGTTTTCTGTTTGAATGGTGGTCTGTTTTCTGGGACATTTTCATTGCCAGGACTAATGAGAAGCACTCCGAGGTGGCTGCGTCGTATATAGAG ACTCAATTAACTAAGGCAAgggaacaacaacaacaacagcaacaacaacagcagcagcCTCAGTCTCAGCAGTCACAGCACGCACAGCAGCAACAACACTTGCAGATGCAACAACTTATGTTGCAGAGGCAGGCacaacagcagcagcagcagcagcaacaacaacagcagcagcacCAGCAACAGCCACAATCGCAGCAGCAGTCACAACCACCACAACAGCAAAACAGGGATAGGGCTCATCTCTTAAATGGTAGTGCAAATGGGTTAGGTGGCAACCCGGGAACTGCTAATTCAATAGCAACAAAGATGTATGAGGAAAGGTTAAAAGTCCCCCCACAGAGGGATTCTTTGGATGATGCGGCAATGAAG CAAAGATTTGGTGAGAACATGGGTCAACTCTTGGACCCAAATCATGCCTCAATATTGAAGTCAGCTGCAGCCAGTGGTCAGCCTTCAGG GCAAGTCTTGCACGGCACTGCTGGTGGGATGTCTCCACATGTTCAAGCTCGTAGTCAGCAATTACCAGGGTCTACACCG GATATGAAGAGCGAGATAAATCCTGTTTTAAATCCCAGAGCTGCGGGTCCTGAAGGATCGTTGTTAGGAATTTCTG GATCAAATCAAGGGAACAACAATTTGACTTTGAAAGGGTGGCCACTCACT GGTTTGGAGCAACTTCGCTCTGGTTTGCTTCAGCAGCAAAAGCCTTATATGCAGGCTCCTCAGCCATTTCATCAACTACAAATGTTGACACCACAGCATCAGCAACAGCTTCTGCTTGCACAACAGAGTTTGGCATCACCATCTGTTAGCGAAGAAAGTAGAAGGTTGAGAATGCTTTTGAGTAATAGGAATATTGGCCTAAATAAGGATGGCCTTTCAAATCCTGTGGGTGATGTGTTATCGAATGCTGGATCACCTATTCACGGTGGTGGCCCTCCTTTTCCTCGTGGAGATACAGATATGCTAATGAAG TTGAAACTGGCTCAGTTACAGCAgcaacaacagcagcagcaacatcaaCAACAGTCGAGCATCAATgcacagcagcagcagcaacttCAACAGCACGCTCTTTCAAATCAGCAATCTCAGACTTCAAACCATAGCATGCACCAGCAAGATAAAGTAGGGGGAGGTGGTGGTAGTGTCACCATGGATGGTAGCATGTCAAACTCATATAGAGGAAATGATCAG GTTTCAAAAAACCAGATGGGAAGAAAGAGAAAGCAACCTGTATCTTCTTCGGGTCCTGCTAATAGTTCAGGAACAGCAAATACGGCAGGCCCATCACCTAGTTCAGCACCCTCAACTCCCTCAACTCATACTCCTGGAGATGCTATTTCAATGCCTGCATTGCCTCATAATAGTAAGTCTCTAATGATGTTTGGCACTGACGGTACCGGAACTCTTACGTCACCTTCAAATCAGTTG TGGGATGATAAGGATCTTGAATTGCAGGCTGACGTGGATCGCTTTGTGGAGGATGGATCTTTAGATGAAAATGTAGAGTCTTTTTTATCGCAAGATGATACAGACCCTAGAGATCCTGTTGGCCATTGTATGGATGTAAGCAAAG GCTTCACATTTTCTGATGTAAATTCTGTACGTGCAAGCTCAAGCAAAATTGCTTGTTGCCATTTCTCATCTGATGGAAAGTTACTTGCAAGCGGTGGCCATGACAAAAAG GCTGTTATATGGTACACGGATTCACTAAAACAAAAAGCTGTTCTTGAAGAGCACTCATCTTTGATAACTGATGTCCGTTTCAGTCCAAGCATGCCGCGTCTAGCAACATCTTCATTCGACAAAACTGTCAGGGTTTGGGATGTTGACAAT CCTGGGTATTCCCTCCGCACTTTTACGGGACATTCTACATCTGTTATGTCACTAGATTTTCATCCAAATAAAGATGATCTTATCTGCTCCTGTGATGGTGATGGTGAGATACGGTATTGGAGCATAAACAATGGCAGTTGTGTTAGAGTTTCTAAG GGTGGCACTACCCAGGTGAGATTTCAACCTCGTCTAGGGAGGTACCTTGCTGCAGCTGCTGAGAACATTGTGTCTATACTTGATGTGGAGACACAAGCATGCCGATATTCACTAAAG GGTCATACAAAGACAATAAATTCTATATGTTGGGATCCATCTGGAGAGTTGATGGCATCGGCGAGTGAGGACTCCGTTAGGATTTGGACTCTTGGAATGGGAGGTGATGCAGAATGTGTTCACGAGCTTAGCTGTAATGGCAGTAACTTTCACTCGTGTGTTTTCCATCCGACATTTCCTTCACTGCTCTTCATTGGCTGTTATCAG TCATTGGAGCTATGGAACATGGCTGAAAACAAGACAATGACTTTGTCTGCTCATGATGGTTTAATTACTGCCTTGTCTGTTTCAACTGTAAATGGTTTGATTGCCTCTGCCAGTCATGACAAGTTCATCAAGCTATGGAAGTAA